GCGAGGCCGATTGTGCATCGGCGTGTGCGTTATCGTTGGCGTCCGGGGGCGCATTGCTGTCGACCAGCGCCGCGAAGCTGTCGTTTCCAGGCGATTGGTCCGATCTTGCGGACCTCGGCGCCGGCGCCTGAAAAGACACGGATGCAGTTGGATCTGTGGTCACGCTGAACACGGGCGGCCTCTTGCAATGGAACTTGAAGAGGCATCAGCAAGGACCGGGCCATCCCGAGCTTCAAAAAATATCTATATTTTACATAGGCTTACCTGCATGCTGGGTGAGCTGCGGGGCCGCTGCGCCCTTTCTTTTCCTGCCCGGCGGCAAGATTTGCCGTTGGGCCCCGCGCAAAACGGCCTGGCGTGATTGCTTCGCGGGAATGCGGCCTATATTAAAGAGCAGCCTTTCAGCCGCGCCGAAAAGGCCGATCCGCCTTCCCGGTGCCGTTTTCAAGGCTTTCTAACGACAAGGCTTTTTACTTTGATCGCGAAGCCCTCCGGGCCGCGGTCGCATTGATGACCGGAACCCATGCTCAACAGTCTGGATCTCCAAGGCCGTCCACAGGACACCAGGATCGTCGTCGCCATGTCGGGCGGCGTCGACTCGTCGGTGACGGCTGCGCTGTTGAAGTCCGAGGGCTATGACGTCGTCGGCATCACGCTGCAGCTTTACGATCATGGCGCTGCCACCCATCGCAAGGGCGCCTGCTGCGCCGGGCAGGACATTCACGACGCCCGCAACGTCGCCGAGCGGATCGGCATCCCGCATTACGTGCTGGACTACGAGAACCGCTTTCGCGAATCCGTCATCGACAACTTCGCCGACAGCTATGCTTCGGGCGAGACGCCGGTGCCCTGCATCGAGTGCAACCGTTCGATCAAGTTTCGCGATCTGCTGGCGACCGCGCGCGAACTCGGCGCCGCTGCGCTCGCGACCGGACATTATGTCGCTTCGCGCCGCTTGCCCGACGGATCGCGCGCGCTGGTCTGCGCCGCCGACGCCGATCGCGACCAGAGCTATTTCCTGTTTGCGACCACGCGCGAGCAACTCGATTTTCTGCGCTTTCCGCTCGGCGACATGACCAAGCCGCAGGCGCGCGAACTGGCGCGGCGCTTCGGTCTCGAGGTCGCGGACAAGCATGACAGCCAGGACATCTGCTTCGTGCCGACCGGGCGCTACACCGACATCATCGGCCGGCTGCGGCCGAACGCGGTCGAGCCCGGCGACATCGTCGACCTCGGCGGCCGCGTCATCGGCCGGCATCAGGGCATCGTTCACTTCACCGTCGGCCAGCGCCGCGGCCTCGGCATCGCCTCCAGCGCGCCGCTCTATGTGGTGCGGCTGGACGCCGGCAGCCGCCGCGTCGTGGTCGGTCCGCGCGAGGCGCTGCGGATGGATCGGATCCAGTTGCGCGACATCAACTGGATCGGCGACGGCGCGCTCGATGCGGCGGTCGGCGACGGCCTCGAATTGTTCGTGCGGGTGCGATCGACCCGCGCGCCGCAGCCGGCATGGCTGCGCGCCGCCGACGGCGGCTATGAAGTCGAACTGGTTGCCGGCGAGGAGGGCGTCTCGCCGGGCCAGGCCTGCGTGTTCTACGATGCTTCTTCAGGGCAGGCGCGCGTGCTCGGCGGCGGTTTCATCAAGAGCGCAACGTCCAGGGGCGCGGTGCGCGAAGC
The sequence above is drawn from the Bradyrhizobium sediminis genome and encodes:
- the mnmA gene encoding tRNA 2-thiouridine(34) synthase MnmA, yielding MLNSLDLQGRPQDTRIVVAMSGGVDSSVTAALLKSEGYDVVGITLQLYDHGAATHRKGACCAGQDIHDARNVAERIGIPHYVLDYENRFRESVIDNFADSYASGETPVPCIECNRSIKFRDLLATARELGAAALATGHYVASRRLPDGSRALVCAADADRDQSYFLFATTREQLDFLRFPLGDMTKPQARELARRFGLEVADKHDSQDICFVPTGRYTDIIGRLRPNAVEPGDIVDLGGRVIGRHQGIVHFTVGQRRGLGIASSAPLYVVRLDAGSRRVVVGPREALRMDRIQLRDINWIGDGALDAAVGDGLELFVRVRSTRAPQPAWLRAADGGYEVELVAGEEGVSPGQACVFYDASSGQARVLGGGFIKSATSRGAVREAAAPRPLVEAVRG